The DNA segment GATTTCGGAATCGGTTTTGACGTATCATTATTTTCATTCATTATCGGGCCACTAAAAAATCGGGGTGAGAGGATTTGAACCTCCGACTCCTTGCTCCCAAAGCAAGTGCGCTACCAGGCTGCGCCACACCCCGAAAAACCAATGCAATATATCCCCTGTAAAAACAATGTCAAGAAAGATGATTTCTACAATTTAGTAGATAATCCGAATATCATAATTCTCCCTGATTTTCAGCCAGTCGCTTTTCAGGATGGCATATCGGTATTCATCCTCAAATTTATTCCCGGGACCCAGGGTATATTCCCGTAAAATTCCTTCCAGCCGAAATCCCGGCGTTTTTTCAATCGACTTTTTTGATGAAATATTCGAAACAAAACAACCGGTTTCCACTCGATTCAATCCGAGCAGATCAAAAGCCAGATGAAAAAGCAATGGTTTACTGGAAGGTGCAATTTCCCGGCCCCTCATATGGCTTAATATATCCGCCCCCGTATAACCACGCAGATTTTTCCAGCTGCCGATTCCCAGCGATGTCAGACCAGCCAATTCATTATTAAACAACACGTAAAATCCGAATTTTATTCTGATCCCGGACTCATCATATCGAGGCTTATAGCTTTCATCGATTTCGGCAAGCATATATTCGGTATCCGCAAATCCCCGAAACATGTCCTTGACTATATCCAGATTATTTTCGTCAATCAAATTCAGGATTATCGGGCCGGATGATATCGCTTTTAATTTTTCCATTGATAGAAACTGATAAAGTTAAAAATGATGCGTTATTTCGGATTGCCGAATTTTGATGAAAGAAGCTCTCTGGCCTTCACA comes from the Candidatus Zixiibacteriota bacterium genome and includes:
- a CDS encoding GNAT family N-acetyltransferase, giving the protein MEKLKAISSGPIILNLIDENNLDIVKDMFRGFADTEYMLAEIDESYKPRYDESGIRIKFGFYVLFNNELAGLTSLGIGSWKNLRGYTGADILSHMRGREIAPSSKPLLFHLAFDLLGLNRVETGCFVSNISSKKSIEKTPGFRLEGILREYTLGPGNKFEDEYRYAILKSDWLKIRENYDIRIIY